AAtattttgggtttttttgcgttttaatttattacatttattGTATGTTTgctgtatatttgtttattttttacctctgcattgtgtgtgttttgtgtttcCGCTTTTTAGTCCCTACAATTGAACGAGAATCGAAGAAAGGGGCTTTTTGCATGGTAACGAATGCATCGTTATGTGCTGACTTTTTGTAGAGCAGAACAAagctttgtttaattttatatttccttttcattttcgtttcgTGTTGTTTCGTGTTGTCTTAAGTttgattttttgattttgatttgcatGTTGTGTTCTTACGAGTATTCCTCTGggtattgttattgtttgctTCCTAAGTTTCATGCATGCATACTACATTTGTTGTATCTCGCATATaacaatattaaaatatttgagAAGTCCAGACACACAGAAGCTTACACAGGAAGAAATGGGGACCGATGATGAAGACGTCTCGCAAGAGTCTCTTCGCCTTAGCTCTTCGTTTCGGTGTGTGAATGTGTTTTTGTCTGGtgttttgatttcatttcacttGAATCGGTTGCTTAATTTTCTAGaaattctttgtttttttatgcatatttaatttcttttcgaTTCGAAATTAGGAAAATCATATAGTTAACTATGagaaaaaatgtatgtatatgaaaCTCTTTGAGTTCTGCTAACAATTATCCATACTTTGGGGCCTGCACTTaaactaattaatattactatttatgtttttatagTTATTTAGCTACTTTTGGTAATATGTCTTGCcgcttttaattattttgtataacTAGTTTATCCTTGATTTCTCAGCGTTcggttaaaaaaaaacacaaaaatcgcTCATCCACTATCCATTCGCTAATTCTAGTTCAAAAAAATTTTCTGCATGTGTGCTTTCCATTACAGTTatgtataattatatttttacgGGCCTTGTGTGTACTTCCTATAGATAGCATTATTTAGAGCTTAATTTGATTTGGATGCAACGTTTACGGCTGAAATTTCGCTTTGATTCCACTTTATTTACATTGAAAAATCCACATTGCGTTTCGATTTTCGCATTGTGCTCTACCATCAATTGTCATAACTAAACGAACGTTGAACGCATCTTCATAATTATCACTAACCTagattttcttaatttttctatGTTATTTTTTTGCATCTTTTCGGGACTTTCAATTGTAAATTAAATGCATGTTGGGCACATTGAAAATCATAAAACGGCTTTGCGCTTGCTCTTGGTAATTGGTAAACGTTTTTGATTCCATTTGGAATATGAAATATGCTAGTTTTTGCTCGCTTTTTTAGGGCTTTCAGATTTCAATTGAAAGGGGTGCCGAAGTAGATGAATTCACTTAAAATTCCAATAAATCACGCTATACATTTAATTATGAAGCGCGGATTTGGGTGTTCAATGTAAAAACATGCAGCCTGCATATGCGGCAGATCCTTTTATCCATTTATCCATCCATTTATTCTCGAATGGGTGAGCGATTATTGTTCGGTATTTTCAGTTCAGATCCCATGTGCTGACATTAATGTTTTGTAAAGTACTACACACACCCAATTCATGTATTTATGTCAAGATTGTAAGTTGTCTTTTAATTCTCGTTAGCCGAATTAAACAAGTTTCCTATAATATTTAGaagtataaattaataatGTAACATTCACATTTGTTTGTTCCATGGACTCCTCTCTGCTCTTAAATGAAACGAACTGAAAGACAGTCGTTGGAAAAGAGCTGTATTAACTTTTGTTACCCTCTACTTTTTGTTATAAAGAGTTTTAAAGAGGGTCAATTAAGGATGAATGTAGAATTGattgaaatgcaaaaaatatcCTTTCGAAATGTAGGACCCCCCAACTCGGCACGTGCACCCACGCTTCTAGTATTTACTTAACCCTTCTGGTGGTGCGACTAACACACGCTCAAGTGGTTTGTATTGAGCACCACGCCCGCTGCCATGTAACCGTTATTCTGCCggtgggcatgggcatgggcgtGGCTGTGGGCGTAACCTACGTCCACAGAGGAGTCGGCCACCACCAAACCCACGCCCACAAGGGGACTTCCTGCCTTGCCCAGAGGCAAGCCACCAATTGGTACGCCTCCGATGGGTGTGGTGGTTGTGGAGCCGGTGCCCGTGCCACCTGTGCTAAGGCTGGTCCCGCTAATGTGGGCACTAATGCCGCTGGGCACACTGGACATGTGGGGAGAGCTACCGGCGTCGGTCGAATTATTCGAGTTATTCGAATTATTCGCAGCGGCTGCTGACGCGGCCCTCGCTGCTGCCGCTACTGCTCCTGCATTAGCAGCGGTCCTGGTCAGCTCCTCATTGGGTATGGAGAAGTGCCGGTAGGATATGTACTCCGGCGGCAAGGCAGCCTGCCGCTTGGCGTTTTCGATGCGCTTCTTCTTCAGCTTGACATAACTCAAAACCGAGATCATTACGATGAACACTATGATGCCCAGGCAGCAGCCCACAATCAGGCCCAACCTTCTGGTCAGGATGGTGTGAATGAAGCCATTGCTGGAAAGCCCGTTCTCGTCGGTGACCAAGCTGGGCGTGGAGTCCAGTGTCTGGACATCTGTGCAGGCGGAGATGTGAGAGTTCTTCAGCACCTGCATCAGAGCGTTGTCCTGACCGACGACGTTGTCCAGGTCCTGGTCAGGATTTTGGTTCTTGTTGTGATCCTGGACTATGGCTGGATTAGCGTTACCATTGGAGTTCCGGTTGTGCTGATGCTGATAAGGCGAAAATGACTCCGGCAGCGCCGCCGACATCATCACCGCCTCCTCCTCGCGCAAGGAATCGTTGGCATGGAGCCGTTGCAGAGCGTTCGCCAGCGGCTCCGAGAGCCAATTACCGCTCCCGATGACACAGATGTGATAGCGGGTATTGGGGCTCAGCTTGGTAAGCTTGGTCGAGCTGGCCGTCCCATTTAGCCGCTTGGCATGGATCTGTGGAATAAATTAAGCAGGTTGAAAGACGGTTATTGTCATTGCCATGTAGCCATTGTCGTTTCCAttctcattttcattttcatcaGCATCGCCGATGTCAATGCCGTGTCGCTTTATTGAAAACGTTCCCTGCGTCCCTCCGCTTTCCGCGACCAGGGTGGCTTGTTCGCTCGCGGTGTGTTGATGGAGCACGGCACTCTAAAGGCTTTAAAGCGTTAGAAATATGTATGCAGCAATGAGCGGACAGAACGGGGAGTCGTGCGCTCTGAAAGGGCTGCTGAAGAACTTCGGacaacgaaaaaaaaagagcTAAAAGGATTATGAATAAATGTGCAGGTGCATTCAGACCTCTATAACGAAAGGAACTCCTAATAATACTTTAgtaatacatatgtatctaaTACAAAATGCCAAGATTAGTCTTGAAAGCAATTTCTCTTTGGACAGGTCCTTACCTCATCGGTGGCGACGGGGAACCGCTCTCTGTCCCGCTCCCTTTCGCGATCCCGCTCTCGTGCACGCTGCTCCTGGTCCCGACTTCGCTGCCTATCTGGGTCGTGACTGTCCCGCTCACGGTTCGTTGGAGATCCGGCCGGAACGAGGCCGTCGCCAGTGGCGTGATAAACAATTTCGAAACCATTGAGGCCCAAATGGTCGCGGCCCTGCCAGGACACGACCACCGAGTAGGGCTGAATGTCCTGGATGGCCATTTTGGGTATTAGCGGCGCGTCGCAAAACTGCTGCGGCTCCATCCGGCCGAACACCTTGCCCCGCAGCTCCGTTGGGTGTTCGCACCTTAGGTAATTAATGGAATCCCCGCCCAGACCTCCGGTCAGTCCGCCTATTCCTCCTCCTGCGCCAGAGCCCGTGATAAGCGACCATTTACGGTGATCCCGCAGCCATTCCCAGAGCTTCTGAGCGTCACAGCTGCAATGCAGTGGATTCTCTGAAACGAGCACGCAATATGAACAACAAATTGGTCATGATAACGGGGCGACGAAGGGTAAAACTGAAGCTAAATATTTAAAGGCGCTGCAGCCGAATGAAACGTTTGTGAAAACTGAAGGTCAATTAGTAAAAATGCAGCATCTAAAATATTGTTGAGGGATGTACTTGTTAGTTTGAAATTGCATTGGAAATTCGAACTATTGTTTATAAGGAGTCTGtaaatgaaaattattttgttttgttcaagaaaaaaaaaagaaatagcTAAGCACTTACCCTCCAGCCTTAGGGTTCTTAAATTGGTTTCCAGGGGCCTTAGTGGATCCAACGGCACCAGCTCGAAATAATTTTTACGCAGATCCAGAACATGGAGTTTCCTTAAGAACCGGAAGGCGTCGTTTGATAGAACTGTCATTCGATTGCCCATAAGTAGCAGTTCCAGCAGACCGTGGAGATTTCTAAAGGTCTTCTTAGAAATACGATCCAGCTGGTTAAAGCTCAGGTCCAGAGTTTGCATCTCCGAGAGATCGACGCTAAACTCCTCTAGATCCTTGAGGGTATTATGCGAAATATTGAGGAAACGTAGCAGTCGAAGTCCTTGCAATCGCTCTTTGGGCAGCATTTCCAACTCATTGACACTCAAGTCCAGTGTGAGGAGATTGGTCAGAGATTTAAAGGCGCCCGGAGAAATTCTTGTAATTCTGTTGTTCACCAAATGGAGGTGTTGCAACGCCTGAAAGGCCTCGAAATCCTTGGAGGTGAGTATGGAAAGGTTCGTCTGACAGATGTAGAGTTCCTTTAGGTAGGGATACCGCTCTTCCTTCACAGTATAAATCCGGTTAATAGGGTTGCCAGTCAAGTTCAACCATGAGAGTCGTGGTATGGAAACATCCGACAAAGCTGATGAGGGTATTTGCAGGAATCGATTGCTGGACAAGTCAACCTTCTGCAAATTGATCGAATGACGCAAGAAGTTTGCCGGCAAGGAGAGCAGCAGGTTGCCACTCAAGTCCACACTGTCCAACTGGGTTAGGTTAACGGCATTAAAGCCACTCAAGGCGGTAATCTTATTGTCTCTCAGGATTAGTTGCCTAAGATTTAAGGTTCCGCTTAGCTTGAAGAAATCAATCGAAGACAAATGGTTTCGGGCAAGGTCCAGGCTTTCCAGAGTGCTGAGATTATAGAGGGCTATATGCGGAAAATCGGAAAGTTCATTTCTGCAAAGCTTCAATTCCTTAAACACATTAAGGCCACTGAAGATATTCCGATTCATCTGGGTCAGCCGGTTGTCACACAGGTCTAGTCTTACCAAATTTGTGTTTTTGGCAAAGAGCAAATCGGGTATTTGCCCCAAACTACAATTAGACATGGAAAGATGCTGCAGAGAGCGGAGTCTATCCAACATTCCAGCCATGATGCCAACAGATCCGACATAGCTGAAGTTGTTATGGCTCAAAAGAAGTCTTCTGAGATTTGGTATATCTAGCGTTTGAATATCCGCTGGATTCAGTTGGTTTCTTTCCAGATTGAGCTCATTAAGGTTGGTCAGTGATTTAAACGCATGTTGGACCAGTTTTCTTAGAGAACAATTTCCCAAATTTAGAGAGTTTAAAGGCAATTCATCGCTGAAAATATCCCGGGTTAGTTGCACCAGCGGATTGTGAGAAAGATCCAGAGACTTCAGATTCTTAAGCTTGGCAAAAGCATAACCTTCAATGGCCTCTATGTGATTTCGGGCTAGACTTAGTTCCTCGAGATCCTGAAGCGGTGCGAAATAGTCCCTTCTTAGTTGTCTCAGTTGATTGCCACTTAAGTCAAGAAATTGCAGTAGTAAGAGGTTTACAAAAGTGTCCTTTTCTATATCTCTTATTTTATTGTCGCTCAGATACAACCTACCCAATTGAGGAGTATCAGCGAAGAAAGACCGTTCCACTCTGGTCAACTGATTGTCTTTTAGCCACATAATTTGCACCTTCTGCTGCCGACGAAATGTGCGGGGGTGAACTTTGTGCAGGTAGTTGGCTTCTAGCTGCACAGAAAGTAGAGAGGAATTTTCATCTGGAAAGATATCTTCGAGTACAGTTAGTTGATTATCCTGAAGATTAATGTGCTGCATATTTTCCAAGGTGTGAAACGCCCGCGGTTCGATATCCTCAATACTGTTCTTCTGGATGTGCAACTCCTGAAGGGAGGGCAGGGGCTCAAACACGCCCCTTCTTACCCGACGGATGCGATTGTTGTGCAGTCTCACCTCCCTCAGGTGCTCTAACTTCCGGAACATGCCTATCTCGAGATCCTGGATCTCATTGTTGTCCAAGGACAGGGATGTAAGCTTGGTGCTCTTGTCAAACAGGGTCACAGGTAATAGGGGTATAAAGTTTGACCTCAAGTACAGGTGATCTAGGTTAACCAGGGTGCTGAAAACATTGGGATCTATGTGGGCTATGGCATTGGACTCCAGGTAAATGACATCGACATTTGTGGAGTTGGTAAACGCATCTGCCGGCAGCTCCAGGATGTTGTTCTCACTCAGAAAGACCTCTCTTAATTGAGGTAAGTCCGAAAACACCCCACCAATAGTGTGTATATGATTGTGGCTAAGATCCACCGTTTGCAATCTCTTGTTCTTCTCGAATACCTTGGGATCTAATCCTATAATCCTGTTGTGTGACATATCCAGGGACATTAGCTCACGCAGGCTCTTAAAAGCCTCCGGTTGGACCAACTCTATCTGATTGGCGTAGAAGGAGAGAGTTTTTAGCTGGGGAAAGGCCCTGAAGCAGTCGGGTCCGATTTCGGCAAACTGATTGGAGCTCAGGTCCAGAAAAATTAAGGAAGGCAACTGAAACGCACCTACTGCagccgccgctgccgacgcATTGTTCGTGGCCAACTGGATGTCCCCGTAGAAGGTGGGTATCCGGTTGTTTGAGAGCCTCAAAATTCGCAGGTGGTCCAGTTTTCGGAGAGCCATCAGTGGAAAGGTGCGCAGGCCGTTCTCTGAGACGTCTATCTCCTGCATGCACTCCTCCAGCCCGGCAAAGGCGTGCTCCGGCATTCCCTGCAGCCGGTTGCCCTTCATATTAAGCTTGGAGATCCGCAGCCCGTAAAAGCTGTAGTCGTCCACCCGCACGATCTCGTTGTAGTCGAAATCAAGGGCCGTCAGCTTTTGCATCGAGCTCAAAGCTCGAGATGGCATCtggaaatatacaaaatatatctTATTTATTTGGACGTTGTAGACAAAAGTTATATACTTAGGTAACATAAAGATATCGGCAGGGTCTTTCAGCTGTTTACAGAGATTAGTTAGCTATACAAAAGAATAAATGACTTTTCAGAAATTTCAGTAAATGGAGATTTTTAGATGTGGTTTGTAAGGTTTGAATTTGGGTTCTTGGTTCAATGCGTTTGAAGTCCTAAGCAGTCGTTTGATGTGTCCTAGACGCAGTCTGGACAACTGGTTTCAGTGTCTCCATCTATCTCCATGTTTATGTTAACATCTTTGTAAAATAACAATGAGCAACAATTAGCCAATACACAGAGGAGCGTAGGTGAGAACATAACTGCGACTCCACCGACTCCAACTTAACATGGCAGCAAATGTATTTTATACTCGGGGTAAATGAAAGCATATCCGACATCAAGATGAATAAGTCAAGATTCTTGATCAGAATCCCCAGCCATCCCATCGATCGATCATAGGCGATCCTTTTTATTCCGACATCCCGTTTTATAGAAATACATTTTTACAgccttttcaacgaatcttatatgccacatcggaatatatgtacatacatattggcttaataaaacaaaacaagagagaatgctaaaGTCGAggccccgactatcagatttcttaaaagtgtgggcgtgacggTTTTGGGCGTTTTTTAGGTGAAAGGAGAAGCGTGGTCAGCGTGGGTGTTTTTGGTATAGAGATAAAATTTGGTatgacaaacaaaataacGGAGAAAAATCTAAGCACTTTTCAAgtgtgagtgggcgtggccaaaagttgtttggcaaatcgataaatttctatcgagactaataatattatgaaaaacaagccaaaaaaagtttcaaagtGTGGGGGGTGGGTGGGCGTTGCAAACTTTcactgcgtctttgtctctaaaACCGTATGACGAATCTCAACCttttagcttttatagtttctgagatctcgacgttcatacggatagaaggacatggctagatcgacacggctattgatcctgatcaagaaaatatatactttatatggtagGAAACG
The Drosophila mauritiana strain mau12 chromosome X, ASM438214v1, whole genome shotgun sequence DNA segment above includes these coding regions:
- the LOC117147781 gene encoding chaoptin — encoded protein: MCQGRNLRTSTALVNLLAKCTKSTNGQAAVLAKDKESENRGNLVPQKQRAKRQNKQQQHTQQYTQMLQEQQQHQEQHNQRQQQGRQIEQMAMETNEEAAAAKEHEHQTKPTDSECKGKHKHQRNRNNVAGVQQHVLRLQLELQLLLCALLPTALLLGLLPLPPGAAATARISSAKGPARELLLTEMGGGGVGVGVGGSSGGAAHPAGGGPGTGLAGGDGGGAAGIECPSFDNTACPCYKFEDGLFLECPGTTAISLRSTLERISAPIHSLSIYDFDRSVTSLSQDVFQPGVHIRHLQFSHSHLEALKDNSLRNVRSSLESLSIVNGKLTQMPSRALSSMQKLTALDFDYNEIVRVDDYSFYGLRISKLNMKGNRLQGMPEHAFAGLEECMQEIDVSENGLRTFPLMALRKLDHLRILRLSNNRIPTFYGDIQLATNNASAAAAAVGAFQLPSLIFLDLSSNQFAEIGPDCFRAFPQLKTLSFYANQIELVQPEAFKSLRELMSLDMSHNRIIGLDPKVFEKNKRLQTVDLSHNHIHTIGGVFSDLPQLREVFLSENNILELPADAFTNSTNVDVIYLESNAIAHIDPNVFSTLVNLDHLYLRSNFIPLLPVTLFDKSTKLTSLSLDNNEIQDLEIGMFRKLEHLREVRLHNNRIRRVRRGVFEPLPSLQELHIQKNSIEDIEPRAFHTLENMQHINLQDNQLTVLEDIFPDENSSLLSVQLEANYLHKVHPRTFRRQQKVQIMWLKDNQLTRVERSFFADTPQLGRLYLSDNKIRDIEKDTFVNLLLLQFLDLSGNQLRQLRRDYFAPLQDLEELSLARNHIEAIEGYAFAKLKNLKSLDLSHNPLVQLTRDIFSDELPLNSLNLGNCSLRKLVQHAFKSLTNLNELNLERNQLNPADIQTLDIPNLRRLLLSHNNFSYVGSVGIMAGMLDRLRSLQHLSMSNCSLGQIPDLLFAKNTNLVRLDLCDNRLTQMNRNIFSGLNVFKELKLCRNELSDFPHIALYNLSTLESLDLARNHLSSIDFFKLSGTLNLRQLILRDNKITALSGFNAVNLTQLDSVDLSGNLLLSLPANFLRHSINLQKVDLSSNRFLQIPSSALSDVSIPRLSWLNLTGNPINRIYTVKEERYPYLKELYICQTNLSILTSKDFEAFQALQHLHLVNNRITRISPGAFKSLTNLLTLDLSVNELEMLPKERLQGLRLLRFLNISHNTLKDLEEFSVDLSEMQTLDLSFNQLDRISKKTFRNLHGLLELLLMGNRMTVLSNDAFRFLRKLHVLDLRKNYFELVPLDPLRPLETNLRTLRLEENPLHCSCDAQKLWEWLRDHRKWSLITGSGAGGGIGGLTGGLGGDSINYLRCEHPTELRGKVFGRMEPQQFCDAPLIPKMAIQDIQPYSVVVSWQGRDHLGLNGFEIVYHATGDGLVPAGSPTNRERDSHDPDRQRSRDQEQRARERDRERERDRERFPVATDEIHAKRLNGTASSTKLTKLSPNTRYHICVIGSGNWLSEPLANALQRLHANDSLREEEAVMMSAALPESFSPYQHQHNRNSNGNANPAIVQDHNKNQNPDQDLDNVVGQDNALMQVLKNSHISACTDVQTLDSTPSLVTDENGLSSNGFIHTILTRRLGLIVGCCLGIIVFIVMISVLSYVKLKKKRIENAKRQAALPPEYISYRHFSIPNEELTRTAANAGAVAAAARAASAAAANNSNNSNNSTDAGSSPHMSSVPSGISAHISGTSLSTGGTGTGSTTTTPIGGVPIGGLPLGKAGSPLVGVGLVVADSSVDVGYAHSHAHAHAHRQNNGYMAAGVVLNTNHLSVC